One window from the genome of Bacillus weihaiensis encodes:
- a CDS encoding YkvA family protein, whose protein sequence is MKFIKRFKFILTFWKFIPFLKDFFLTKQVPLSKKVLGVSLLLVYIFFPFDLIPDFLSVLGVLDDLVIATFILDRMIKIAPDSLKEKHGLIIR, encoded by the coding sequence ATGAAATTTATCAAGCGATTCAAATTCATCTTAACTTTTTGGAAATTTATTCCGTTCCTAAAGGATTTTTTTCTAACAAAGCAGGTACCTCTCTCAAAAAAAGTCTTGGGAGTCAGCCTTTTACTCGTATATATCTTCTTTCCTTTTGACCTTATTCCAGACTTCCTTTCTGTCCTTGGGGTACTAGATGATCTTGTAATCGCAACCTTTATATTAGACAGAATGATAAAAATTGCTCCAGACTCATTAAAGGAAAAACACGGGCTTATAATAAGGTAA
- a CDS encoding TetR/AcrR family transcriptional regulator — protein sequence MAKEQEHQLIGEYPSLPKQKRALQKRLALLESGRTLFIEKGWEQTNAKEIAAHAHVATGTFYRYFKDKRQLLMSIIEDYVDKIIPPELNWTNNDPISYIAQQLETHDCHFQQLGLQKLFPELLKDQQINEIIKENQTRIHKKIMQKLETAKEQGLSWTDLDSSITAWSIMSLSASIIEINQYQPNKTNYVELAKIICRLIFPPEVLEKLIESNSTSQHTS from the coding sequence ATGGCAAAGGAACAAGAACACCAGTTAATTGGTGAATACCCCTCTCTTCCAAAGCAAAAACGTGCTTTACAGAAGAGACTAGCTCTACTAGAAAGTGGTCGTACCTTATTTATTGAAAAAGGATGGGAGCAGACAAACGCGAAAGAAATTGCAGCACATGCTCATGTGGCAACTGGCACTTTTTATCGCTATTTTAAAGATAAACGTCAGCTTCTGATGTCAATCATCGAAGATTATGTAGACAAAATCATTCCACCGGAATTAAATTGGACAAATAACGATCCCATTTCCTATATTGCTCAACAATTAGAAACCCATGATTGTCACTTTCAACAATTAGGACTTCAAAAATTATTTCCGGAATTGCTAAAAGATCAACAGATTAATGAAATAATCAAAGAAAACCAAACAAGGATTCATAAAAAAATCATGCAAAAGCTTGAAACAGCTAAAGAACAAGGACTTAGTTGGACTGACTTAGATAGTAGCATAACAGCTTGGTCCATTATGAGTTTGTCCGCCTCTATAATAGAAATTAATCAATATCAACCGAATAAAACAAACTATGTTGAATTAGCAAAGATCATTTGCAGACTCATTTTTCCCCCAGAAGTGTTGGAAAAGCTTATAGAGAGCAATTCCACATCCCAACATACTAGTTAA
- a CDS encoding TerC family protein produces MEMEFLSALLAIVVIDLVLAGDNAILIGLAARNLPKEQQKKVILWGSLGAILIRTIATLAVVWLLNIPGLHLVGGLLLVVIAYKLLVDDDGHSDVKAGDSFWAAIRTVIIADALMGLDNVLAVAGASHGNMTLVIIGLLISIPVVMWGSTLILKWIDRFPIIVTIGSGILAWTASKMIVGENFLSGIFANAFVKYGFEVLVVAGVILTARYVKAKALDKKEEVVLLKTGSSN; encoded by the coding sequence ATGGAGATGGAATTCCTTTCCGCACTTTTAGCTATTGTCGTTATTGATCTAGTGTTAGCTGGAGATAACGCCATTTTAATTGGGCTTGCAGCAAGAAATTTACCAAAGGAGCAACAAAAGAAAGTCATCTTATGGGGTTCTTTAGGAGCAATTCTTATTAGAACCATCGCAACTCTCGCAGTTGTTTGGCTATTGAATATACCAGGTTTACATTTAGTAGGTGGGTTACTGTTAGTTGTAATTGCTTATAAATTACTTGTGGATGATGATGGTCACAGCGATGTAAAAGCAGGAGATAGCTTTTGGGCAGCCATTCGTACGGTTATCATTGCAGACGCACTGATGGGTCTTGATAATGTACTAGCTGTTGCCGGTGCTTCACACGGAAATATGACATTGGTTATTATCGGCCTGCTCATTTCCATTCCTGTTGTGATGTGGGGAAGTACCCTTATTTTAAAATGGATTGACCGTTTTCCAATTATCGTGACAATAGGTTCAGGTATTTTAGCTTGGACAGCTTCTAAGATGATTGTCGGTGAAAACTTCTTAAGTGGCATTTTTGCCAACGCTTTTGTTAAATATGGCTTTGAAGTTTTAGTTGTTGCAGGAGTTATCTTAACAGCAAGATATGTGAAAGCTAAAGCACTAGATAAAAAAGAAGAAGTCGTTTTATTAAAAACAGGATCTTCTAATTAA
- a CDS encoding response regulator transcription factor, which yields MIQIVIAEDQQMLLGALGSLLNLEDDMEVVGKATNGEEALTLVQKHQPDVCIMDIEMPGMTGLEAAEKLKDTDSKVIILTTFSRSGYFQRALKAGVKGYLLKDSPSEELASCIRDIMSGKRIYAPELMDDVYSEENPLTEREKEVLELVADGLNTKEIADQLSLKTGTVRNYISTILEKLDVKNRIEAITQSKEKGWFK from the coding sequence ATGATTCAAATAGTCATTGCGGAAGACCAGCAAATGTTATTAGGAGCATTAGGATCATTACTAAACCTTGAGGATGATATGGAAGTAGTCGGAAAAGCGACAAATGGGGAAGAAGCCTTAACGCTTGTTCAAAAGCATCAACCAGATGTGTGTATTATGGATATTGAAATGCCAGGTATGACAGGATTAGAAGCAGCTGAAAAATTGAAAGATACAGACAGTAAAGTGATTATCCTTACTACCTTCTCACGCTCTGGTTATTTCCAAAGGGCATTAAAAGCAGGTGTTAAGGGGTATCTTCTTAAGGATAGTCCAAGTGAAGAATTAGCCAGTTGTATACGAGATATTATGTCCGGAAAAAGAATTTATGCACCAGAATTAATGGATGATGTTTATAGCGAAGAAAATCCCTTAACCGAACGAGAAAAAGAAGTTTTAGAACTAGTTGCCGACGGACTAAATACGAAGGAAATTGCTGATCAACTAAGCCTTAAAACAGGAACAGTTAGGAACTACATCTCAACGATCCTCGAAAAGCTTGATGTCAAAAATCGTATAGAAGCCATTACTCAATCAAAAGAGAAAGGCTGGTTTAAATAA
- a CDS encoding fatty acid desaturase gives MSKQLQRNLKKQVSPYEGPDLKSSITQLITTFIPFLLLWFLAYQSLSISYFITLPITILAAFFLVRMFIIFHDCCHYSFFKNRTANKVVGTITGIFTLFPFSQWQHDHSIHHATSGNLDKRGTGDIWVLTVDEYLAQPLWGKIKYRLYRNPFIMFGLGPIYQFLIKNRFNKPGARRPERINTYLTNVAIVVLIALFCWLLGTVPFLLVQVPIFLISGSIGIWLFYVQHTFEDSYYEKNDEWEYVMAAVEGSSFYKLPKFLQWLSGNIGYHHVHHLSPRVPNYKLEDAHNNTQPLQHVPTITLSTSLKSLKFRLWDTQAKKFVGFNQLSKLQK, from the coding sequence ATGAGTAAACAACTACAAAGGAATTTAAAAAAACAAGTTTCTCCATACGAAGGTCCAGACTTAAAATCAAGTATTACACAGCTAATCACGACGTTTATTCCATTTCTACTTCTCTGGTTCCTTGCGTATCAAAGCTTAAGTATTTCTTATTTTATAACATTGCCCATTACCATTTTAGCAGCATTCTTTCTCGTTAGGATGTTTATTATCTTTCACGATTGCTGCCACTACTCATTTTTCAAAAATAGGACAGCCAATAAAGTGGTAGGTACGATTACTGGAATCTTCACGCTTTTCCCTTTCAGCCAATGGCAACATGATCATTCCATTCATCATGCGACAAGTGGAAATCTTGATAAAAGAGGAACAGGTGACATTTGGGTTTTAACTGTTGATGAATACTTAGCACAACCATTATGGGGGAAAATCAAATATAGACTTTACCGTAATCCATTTATCATGTTTGGCTTAGGTCCAATCTATCAATTCTTAATTAAAAATCGATTTAACAAACCTGGTGCTAGACGCCCTGAACGTATAAATACTTACTTAACAAATGTAGCAATCGTTGTATTAATTGCTCTATTCTGTTGGTTACTTGGTACCGTTCCATTTTTATTAGTTCAAGTTCCAATCTTTTTAATCTCAGGATCAATTGGAATTTGGTTATTCTATGTGCAGCACACATTTGAGGACTCTTATTATGAAAAAAATGATGAATGGGAATATGTCATGGCTGCTGTGGAAGGTAGCTCCTTTTACAAGCTTCCAAAATTCCTACAATGGCTATCTGGTAATATTGGCTATCACCATGTACACCATCTTAGTCCAAGAGTACCGAATTACAAGCTTGAAGACGCTCATAATAATACACAGCCACTTCAACACGTTCCGACGATTACATTATCAACTAGCTTAAAATCACTAAAATTCCGTCTATGGGACACACAGGCTAAAAAATTTGTTGGATTTAATCAATTATCTAAACTACAAAAATAA
- the htpG gene encoding molecular chaperone HtpG has translation MATQQFKAESKRLLEMMINSIYSQREVFLRELISNASDAIDKIYYKALTDESLTFNQDEYYIKVVPNKEARTLSIVDTGIGMTKEDLETNLGTIAKSGSLQFKTENEAKDGHDIIGQFGVGFYAAFMVADEVTVVSKALGSEEAYMWHSKGVDGYTITPAEKDTVGTEITLKIKENVEDDQYDEFLEEYTLKSIIKKYSDFIRYPIKMDVSGQRPKEDNEEELESYVEEQTVNSMVPIWRKNKAELTDEDYVNFYQEKHYGFDQPLKHIHISVDGTVRYQSILYIPENMPFDYYSKEYEKGLELYSNGVLIMNKCSDLLPDHFSFVKGMVDSEDLSLNISREMLQHDRQLKFIAKNISKKIKNELKSLMKNDREKYETFYKAFGRQLKYGVYSEFGANKEMLQDLIMFYSSKEKKLVSLDEYISRMPEEQKYIYYASGESIERIDKLPQTEVVSEKGYEILYFTEDIDEFAIKMLMSYKEKEFKSVSSGDLGIESEENDENVESEQEENKELFDYMKSILSDKVKDIRLSKRLKTHPVCLSTEGEVTIEMEKILSAMPDNQNVKADKVLEINRNHEVFLSLKHAFETDKEKAALYTNLLYNQALLIEGLPISDPVEFTNNMCKVMV, from the coding sequence ATGGCTACTCAGCAATTTAAGGCAGAATCCAAAAGACTATTAGAAATGATGATCAACTCCATTTACTCTCAGCGTGAAGTGTTTTTACGAGAGTTGATATCAAATGCAAGTGATGCAATTGATAAGATTTACTACAAAGCATTAACTGATGAGTCTCTAACCTTTAATCAAGATGAATACTACATAAAAGTTGTACCAAACAAAGAAGCTCGCACATTGTCTATTGTGGATACTGGAATTGGTATGACAAAAGAAGATTTAGAAACGAACTTAGGAACAATCGCAAAAAGCGGATCCCTACAGTTTAAAACAGAAAATGAAGCAAAGGATGGACATGACATCATTGGGCAATTTGGTGTTGGTTTTTATGCTGCATTTATGGTTGCAGATGAAGTAACTGTTGTCAGTAAAGCATTGGGCAGCGAAGAAGCCTATATGTGGCATTCAAAAGGTGTAGATGGATACACAATTACACCAGCTGAAAAGGACACAGTTGGGACAGAAATTACGTTAAAAATTAAAGAAAATGTAGAAGATGATCAATATGATGAATTTTTAGAAGAATACACACTAAAATCCATTATTAAGAAGTATTCAGATTTTATTCGCTATCCAATTAAGATGGATGTGTCAGGACAAAGACCTAAGGAAGACAATGAAGAAGAATTGGAATCCTATGTTGAAGAGCAAACGGTTAATAGTATGGTGCCGATTTGGAGAAAAAATAAGGCAGAATTAACAGATGAAGACTATGTGAATTTTTATCAAGAAAAACATTATGGATTTGATCAGCCACTTAAACATATTCATATTAGTGTGGATGGTACAGTACGTTACCAATCTATTCTGTATATCCCAGAAAATATGCCGTTTGATTATTACTCAAAGGAGTATGAGAAAGGCTTAGAGCTTTATTCAAATGGTGTTCTAATCATGAATAAATGCAGTGATTTATTACCTGATCATTTTAGTTTTGTGAAGGGTATGGTGGATTCTGAGGATCTCTCATTAAATATTTCACGTGAAATGCTTCAGCATGATCGTCAGCTCAAATTTATTGCGAAGAATATTAGCAAAAAAATTAAGAATGAGCTTAAGAGTTTAATGAAAAACGATCGTGAAAAATATGAGACGTTCTATAAAGCGTTTGGACGCCAGCTAAAGTATGGTGTGTATAGTGAATTCGGTGCGAATAAAGAAATGCTGCAAGATTTAATTATGTTCTATTCCTCAAAAGAGAAGAAATTGGTTTCGCTTGATGAATATATTTCTCGTATGCCAGAAGAACAGAAGTATATTTATTATGCATCAGGTGAATCGATTGAACGAATTGATAAATTACCTCAAACAGAGGTTGTATCTGAGAAGGGGTATGAAATTCTGTACTTTACAGAAGACATTGATGAGTTTGCGATTAAGATGCTTATGTCGTACAAAGAGAAGGAGTTTAAATCTGTCTCTAGTGGCGATCTTGGAATTGAATCAGAGGAAAATGATGAGAATGTAGAGTCTGAGCAAGAGGAAAATAAAGAGTTGTTTGATTATATGAAATCTATTCTTTCTGATAAGGTGAAGGATATTCGTCTTTCAAAACGCCTTAAAACGCACCCTGTTTGTTTATCAACTGAGGGTGAAGTGACAATTGAGATGGAGAAAATTTTAAGTGCAATGCCTGATAACCAAAATGTGAAAGCAGATAAGGTGCTTGAAATTAACCGAAATCACGAAGTATTCCTTTCGTTGAAACATGCATTTGAGACAGACAAAGAAAAAGCTGCCTTATATACGAACCTTCTATACAATCAAGCATTGTTAATTGAAGGTTTGCCAATCTCAGATCCAGTTGAATTTACAAATAACATGTGTAAAGTAATGGTTTAA
- a CDS encoding sensor histidine kinase: MKRKILQTQKLNGLSPYIWAFLSILPFYFIFQSSSTAEVITGIILTVLFFITLRYAFLARKWRVYVLTCVLIGISFTSTYLFNYFYFSFYIAYFIGNIKNRSGFLTLYIVHLVSAAVGINFSIVLHEALFLKQLPFVIISSLSTVFLPFSIYNKKERDQLQEKLEDANKRISELVILEERQRIARDLHDTLGQKLSMIGLKSDLARKIIQKDPEQAKNEMKDIQQTARTALNEVRKMVSQMRGIRLKEEMIHVRKIVDAAEINLTTEGSIALSNVPLLTENILSMCLKEAVTNVVRHSEATTCHISIKQTENDTSIVVKDNGIGIDTENFTKGNGLSGMKERLEFVNGHLEITADQGTTLQIIVPNIVKQID, translated from the coding sequence ATGAAGAGAAAAATACTACAAACTCAAAAACTAAATGGACTTTCTCCTTATATATGGGCATTTTTAAGCATCTTACCGTTTTATTTTATTTTTCAATCCTCCTCAACAGCTGAAGTAATTACAGGAATTATTCTAACAGTCTTATTTTTTATTACCTTAAGATATGCTTTTCTCGCTAGGAAATGGAGAGTTTATGTTTTAACCTGTGTTCTCATTGGCATTTCCTTTACATCGACCTATTTATTTAATTATTTCTATTTTTCCTTTTACATCGCATATTTTATAGGAAATATTAAAAATCGCTCTGGTTTTCTTACTTTATATATAGTCCACCTAGTCAGCGCGGCAGTTGGCATTAATTTTAGTATCGTTCTACATGAGGCACTCTTTTTGAAACAACTACCCTTTGTTATTATTAGTTCCTTAAGTACCGTCTTTCTCCCCTTTAGTATTTACAATAAGAAAGAACGAGATCAGCTTCAGGAAAAGCTTGAGGATGCTAATAAACGTATTTCTGAATTGGTCATTTTAGAAGAGAGGCAGCGCATAGCGCGAGATCTCCACGATACATTAGGACAGAAGCTTTCGATGATAGGCCTTAAGAGCGATCTAGCGAGGAAAATCATCCAAAAGGATCCAGAGCAAGCCAAGAACGAAATGAAGGATATCCAACAAACTGCACGAACCGCCTTAAATGAGGTAAGAAAAATGGTATCGCAAATGCGTGGAATTCGTTTAAAGGAAGAAATGATTCATGTACGCAAAATTGTAGATGCAGCGGAAATCAACCTCACTACAGAAGGAAGTATCGCTTTATCAAATGTCCCTTTACTAACAGAAAACATCTTAAGTATGTGTTTAAAAGAAGCTGTTACAAATGTTGTAAGACACAGTGAAGCAACAACTTGTCATATTTCCATTAAACAAACTGAGAATGATACTAGTATTGTTGTAAAGGACAACGGCATCGGGATCGATACAGAAAACTTCACTAAAGGTAATGGGCTCTCAGGTATGAAGGAACGGCTAGAGTTTGTGAATGGCCACCTTGAAATAACGGCAGATCAAGGAACAACGTTACAAATAATTGTACCGAATATTGTGAAACAGATAGATTAG
- a CDS encoding GTP pyrophosphokinase translates to MKVEMTRFMMAYKFAIDEVNTKINILKDEFTYIHDYNPIEHVKSRLKSPESLMKKVAKKGIPYSLQSIKDQVRDIAGIRITVSFISDIYEIRNMLANQKDITIVESKDYIQTPKPNGYQSLHLILQIPIFMSDREENVYVEIQIRTIAMDFWASLEHKIYYKYNKDIPEHLLTELKDAATKAMMLDKKMEQLNKEVNVLKHLDKETNSDEMIVKIDQDQFPIPMQLLEALMKN, encoded by the coding sequence ATGAAAGTAGAAATGACTCGTTTTATGATGGCATATAAATTTGCAATTGATGAAGTAAATACGAAAATTAATATCTTAAAGGATGAATTTACGTATATACATGATTACAATCCTATTGAACATGTAAAATCAAGACTCAAATCTCCAGAAAGTCTGATGAAGAAAGTGGCGAAGAAAGGGATTCCCTACTCATTACAATCTATTAAAGACCAAGTTCGTGATATAGCAGGGATTCGGATCACGGTATCTTTTATATCAGATATATATGAAATACGTAACATGCTTGCAAATCAAAAGGATATTACTATTGTAGAAAGTAAGGATTATATCCAGACACCAAAACCAAATGGCTATCAAAGTCTTCATCTTATTTTGCAAATTCCAATCTTCATGTCCGATCGTGAAGAAAATGTGTATGTAGAAATTCAAATCAGAACCATCGCTATGGACTTTTGGGCAAGTCTGGAGCATAAAATCTACTATAAATATAATAAAGATATTCCCGAACATCTTTTAACCGAACTTAAAGATGCCGCAACTAAAGCTATGATGCTAGATAAAAAAATGGAGCAATTAAATAAAGAAGTGAATGTATTAAAGCATTTAGATAAAGAAACTAACTCTGATGAAATGATCGTGAAAATCGATCAAGATCAGTTTCCGATACCCATGCAATTACTAGAAGCGTTGATGAAAAACTAA
- a CDS encoding 3D domain-containing protein has protein sequence MKMKLLAFVAATAFTVGFSSNANAEEIEVKAGDTLWDIANEEGITVDTLIKWNNLDDSHYIIHPNDTLLLHEIHVVEEGESLWDLAKEYNVSVDDLVQWNMLETDTIQPGSELIIKSDRDKKQIEDDGKNVSTVAQASTEVKTTSSGQASESKSTAKELTVTATAYTASCEGCSGTTAIGINLLENPNQKVIAVDPNVIPLGSTVHVEGYGKAVAGDTGGAIKGNKIDLFMPSKSDAINFGRKEVKVTIID, from the coding sequence ATGAAAATGAAATTACTAGCATTTGTTGCTGCAACAGCTTTTACAGTTGGATTTTCATCAAATGCAAACGCGGAAGAAATAGAAGTTAAAGCTGGAGACACACTTTGGGATATAGCAAATGAAGAAGGAATCACTGTAGATACATTAATTAAATGGAATAACCTAGATGATTCCCATTATATCATACACCCAAATGATACATTATTACTTCATGAGATTCATGTTGTCGAAGAAGGTGAATCACTTTGGGATCTAGCAAAAGAATATAATGTGTCAGTTGATGATTTAGTTCAATGGAATATGCTTGAAACGGATACCATTCAACCTGGCAGTGAGCTCATTATAAAAAGCGATAGAGATAAAAAGCAGATAGAAGACGATGGTAAAAACGTTAGCACGGTTGCTCAAGCAAGTACAGAGGTGAAAACAACATCATCTGGACAAGCCTCTGAATCAAAATCAACAGCAAAAGAGTTAACAGTCACTGCAACAGCCTATACAGCAAGCTGTGAAGGCTGCTCAGGAACAACAGCGATAGGCATTAATTTACTTGAAAACCCTAATCAAAAGGTCATCGCCGTAGATCCTAATGTTATCCCACTAGGTTCTACAGTCCATGTTGAAGGCTACGGTAAAGCAGTTGCCGGCGATACAGGTGGTGCAATAAAAGGAAATAAAATCGACTTATTTATGCCATCTAAATCAGATGCGATCAATTTTGGCCGAAAAGAAGTAAAAGTAACAATCATTGATTAA
- a CDS encoding FbpB family small basic protein: MFTKKKSYLELIKQNKEELLKNKELLDVIEKRVDEKITKITNNGGNR, from the coding sequence ATGTTTACCAAGAAAAAATCCTATCTTGAGTTAATTAAACAAAACAAGGAAGAACTTCTTAAAAATAAAGAGCTGCTAGACGTAATTGAAAAACGTGTTGATGAAAAGATTACAAAAATAACTAACAATGGAGGAAACCGATGA
- a CDS encoding TIGR02206 family membrane protein has protein sequence MHLFTPDTDDVFILFSIEHIFTLGIFLAVIMGIVLFRKRLRDPKVNQIARYVLFSTLLVSEISLHIWLVWYDSWSYVHSLPLHLSSITLVLTAILLLTKKFSLFEFTFFAGVGSALQAMLTPDISSYVFPHYRYIHFFISHGGTVIANLFMVFVNGYRPNFRSVWKAFFWLNGYAALIYVINRFIGGNYMYVVRKPVNPTMIDYFGPWPWYMIPLELVAISTFLFLYLPFFFYEKMEGKVKQG, from the coding sequence ATGCATTTATTTACACCTGATACGGATGATGTCTTTATTTTGTTTTCAATTGAACATATCTTTACTTTAGGAATATTTTTGGCTGTGATTATGGGGATTGTTCTTTTTCGTAAGCGTTTAAGGGATCCTAAGGTTAATCAAATAGCTAGATATGTTCTGTTTAGTACGTTACTTGTATCGGAAATCAGCTTACATATTTGGTTAGTATGGTATGATTCATGGTCGTATGTTCATTCGCTTCCATTACATCTTAGTAGTATTACGCTTGTTTTAACGGCCATTTTATTACTAACGAAAAAATTTTCCCTTTTTGAATTTACATTTTTTGCAGGAGTAGGGAGTGCATTGCAAGCCATGCTTACGCCTGATATAAGTAGCTATGTTTTTCCTCATTATCGGTATATTCATTTTTTTATTTCACATGGTGGAACGGTCATTGCCAATTTATTTATGGTCTTTGTGAACGGATATCGACCAAATTTCCGTTCTGTTTGGAAGGCATTTTTTTGGTTGAACGGCTATGCTGCTCTAATTTATGTAATCAATCGTTTCATTGGTGGCAATTATATGTATGTTGTGAGAAAGCCAGTTAATCCAACAATGATTGATTACTTTGGTCCTTGGCCTTGGTATATGATTCCATTGGAGCTGGTTGCGATTAGTACATTTCTTTTCTTATATCTACCGTTTTTCTTTTATGAAAAAATGGAAGGGAAAGTGAAACAAGGATAG
- the glpX gene encoding class II fructose-bisphosphatase codes for MERSLSMELVRVTEAAALASARWMGRGKKDEADDAATTAMRDVFDTIPMKGTVVIGEGEMDEAPMLYIGEKLGNGYGPRVDVAVDPLEGTSIVASGGWNALAVIAVADHGNLLHAPDMYMDKIAVGPEAVGQIDINAPLIDNIKAVARAKNKDIEDVVVTILNRTKHEKIVAELRDLRVRIKLINDGDVAGAINTAFDHTGVDLLLGQGGAPEGVLAAVALKCLGGELQGKLVPYNDEEMKRCVKMGLDVNKVLMMDDLVAGDDAIFAATGVTDGELLKGVQFKGSIGTTQSLVLRAKSGTARFIDGRHSLNKKPNLVFK; via the coding sequence ATGGAAAGAAGCTTATCAATGGAATTAGTTCGTGTAACAGAAGCGGCAGCTTTAGCGTCTGCTCGCTGGATGGGAAGAGGAAAGAAAGACGAAGCTGATGATGCTGCAACAACGGCGATGAGGGATGTGTTTGACACAATTCCGATGAAAGGAACTGTGGTTATAGGTGAAGGGGAAATGGATGAGGCGCCGATGCTTTATATCGGAGAGAAACTTGGAAACGGCTATGGACCAAGAGTGGATGTTGCTGTAGATCCATTAGAAGGAACAAGTATCGTAGCATCAGGAGGATGGAATGCCCTAGCTGTCATCGCTGTTGCCGATCATGGCAATTTACTTCATGCTCCAGATATGTATATGGATAAGATTGCGGTAGGTCCAGAGGCTGTAGGACAAATTGATATTAATGCTCCTCTTATTGACAATATTAAAGCTGTTGCAAGAGCTAAGAATAAAGATATAGAAGATGTTGTGGTAACGATCTTAAATCGTACTAAGCATGAAAAAATAGTTGCGGAGTTACGTGATTTAAGAGTACGAATTAAGCTAATTAACGATGGAGATGTGGCTGGTGCGATTAATACCGCCTTTGATCATACTGGTGTTGATTTACTTTTAGGTCAAGGTGGAGCGCCAGAAGGTGTACTAGCAGCTGTAGCGTTAAAATGCTTAGGCGGAGAATTACAAGGCAAGCTTGTTCCTTATAATGATGAGGAAATGAAGCGATGTGTGAAAATGGGACTTGATGTAAATAAAGTCTTAATGATGGATGATTTAGTAGCTGGTGATGACGCTATTTTTGCTGCTACAGGTGTTACTGACGGAGAGCTATTAAAAGGAGTTCAATTTAAAGGCTCAATTGGGACAACTCAAAGTCTGGTATTAAGAGCAAAATCAGGAACAGCTAGATTTATAGATGGTCGACATAGTTTAAACAAAAAACCGAATTTAGTATTTAAATAA
- a CDS encoding sporulation protein, producing the protein MMLLRKYMSLLGVGSALIDLILPKSHYHKGELIKGHFLIKGGTIEQRLRRIECDLMRIDHKTEKETVVDTVTILSSKVIHSEETNHLHFTFQLPETLTPSSQSISYRFKTRLVFNEGVESKDLDIIYVH; encoded by the coding sequence ATGATGCTTTTGCGAAAATATATGTCTTTGTTAGGAGTTGGATCTGCTTTAATTGACCTTATTTTACCTAAGTCACATTATCATAAAGGTGAACTCATCAAAGGCCACTTCTTAATTAAAGGCGGTACTATTGAACAACGTCTTAGGCGAATTGAATGTGATTTAATGAGAATTGACCATAAAACTGAGAAAGAAACGGTTGTAGATACAGTAACAATCTTATCTTCTAAAGTTATTCATTCTGAAGAGACAAACCATCTACATTTCACCTTTCAATTACCAGAAACTCTTACACCTTCCTCACAGTCGATCTCTTATCGTTTTAAGACTAGACTCGTTTTTAACGAAGGTGTTGAAAGTAAAGACCTTGACATTATTTATGTTCATTAA